Below is a window of Hyphomicrobiales bacterium DNA.
GTGGGGGGTGTCGAATGACTGGTGTGGTGGTGGCCGAGGACGGCCGTCTTCTCGGCAGCGAGGACGCCGATAACATCCGGGGAACAGCCGGGCGTGATCGCATCTACTCGAACGGCGGCAACGACACGGTCAACGGCGGCGCCGAGAACGACACGATCTATGGCGGCAATGGCGATGACCTGCTCATCGGCGGGGCCGGCAACGATCTTCTGGTCGGCGAGGCCGGTAACGACACGATCCGCGGCGGCACCGGCAACGACGGTGTCTTCGGCGGCGGTGGCAACGACCTCATGCGCGGCGGCGAGGGCAACGATACGCTCTACGGCGACGGGGGCAACGACGACATCGGCGGCGGACGCGGCGACGACCGGCTGTTCGGCGGAACCGGCGACGATCGCCTCGCCGGCAACAGCGGCAACGACCAGCTCGACGGCGGCGATGGCAACGACACACTCGAGGGTGGCGACGGTGACGACGTGCTGCTCGGCGGCGCGGGCAACGACACCCTGAAAGGGGGCAAGGGCAACGATCGCCTCGAGGGCGGCGCCGGCAACGACCGCCTGCTCGGCCACTCGGGCGACGATACGCTCCTCGGCGGGGAGGGTAACGACACCCTCGAGGGCCACGCGGGCAACGACACGCTCGATGGCGGCGATGGCAACGACAGCCTCAAGGGC
It encodes the following:
- a CDS encoding type I secretion C-terminal target domain-containing protein; translated protein: MTGVVVAEDGRLLGSEDADNIRGTAGRDRIYSNGGNDTVNGGAENDTIYGGNGDDLLIGGAGNDLLVGEAGNDTIRGGTGNDGVFGGGGNDLMRGGEGNDTLYGDGGNDDIGGGRGDDRLFGGTGDDRLAGNSGNDQLDGGDGNDTLEGGDGDDVLLGGAGNDTLKGGKGNDRLEGGAGNDRLLGHSGDDTLLGGEGNDTLEGHAGNDTLDGGDGNDSLKGGSGNDVLTGGTGNDEVLGGAGNDLLIAGLGNDTYNGGGGIDTLDMSAGSGVSVNLMAGRAEGLGNDKVVNVENVVGSAGDDSIAGNHKVNVLEGGAGNDWFRSYKGADVLTGGEGEDTFAFFKDDVANSKGETRGVDRITDFEKGDTLDLSGLFGGSPADLSDLVRLTATDGGTMVSVDLGNKAGWVDVVLLENVSDLDVGSLIDMGGLLA